From one Pagrus major chromosome 21, Pma_NU_1.0 genomic stretch:
- the LOC141016391 gene encoding uncharacterized protein isoform X3 → MPVFYFPVGSIPDEAKALSLLAPANAVAGILPGGGLLPTPNPIPNPPMGGNPFGAPNMDAMAAFGFPGPNMNPQAADQLLKFMTDPKLNPLAAGLNLSASLKADASNKEIEEAMKRVREAQSLISAAIEPGNKESKKKRTRSRSRSRRRRSRSRSRHRRSRSRSRRRSNSRNRRRSKSPRRKRTHSRDRGRRSPSRSRDRKKDDSGRRRSKTPPKSYSTARRSRSASRRRRRSRSGSRSPKISPKRRISRSPSPRRHKKEKKRDKERERNSDKDRSREEPVRSASKKKKSKDKDKERERERKSDGEKGDVKVGKITRDYDEEEQGYDSEKEREDRKDSDDSALSPQSVEGNGTARLVKAKVNGADDHHEEDMDVSD, encoded by the exons AtgcctgtattttattttcctgtagGATCTATTCCAGATGAGGCTAAAGCTTTGTCACTGTTGGCGCCAGCAAACGCTGTTGCAGGAATTCTGCCAGGAGGAGGACTTCTTCCAACGCCCAATCCCATCCCCAATCCACCT atGGGAGGGAACCCTTTTGGTGCTCCGAACATGGACGCAATGGCTGCATTTGGATTCCCGGGACCCAATATGAATCCCCAG GCTGCTGATCAGCTGTTAAAGTTCATGACAGATCCAAA ACTGAATCCTTTGGCTGCAGGCTTAAACCTGAGTGCAAGCCTGAAGGCAGATGCATCTAATAAAGAAATTGAAGAGGCCAtgaagagagtcagagaggcCCAGTCGCTCATTTCTGCTGCCATTGAACCTGGAA ATAAGGAGAGCAAAAAGAAGCGCACTCGATCCCGGTCCAGGTCCAGAAGGAGGAGGTCAAGATCACGTTCAAGACACAG GCGATCTAGGAGCAGATCCCGACGACGGTCAAACTCCAGAAACAGGAGGCGCTCCAAAAGCCCACGCAGAAAACGCACCCACTCCAGAGACCGAGGCAGGCGATCTCCAAGCAGATCCAG agacagaaagaaggatGATTCAGGGAGGAGAAGATCCAAAACACCACCGAAAAGCTACAGCACAGCCAGGAGGTCACGCAGTGCAAGCAG GAGACGCAGGAGAAGTCGAAGCGGCAGCCGATCCCCTAAAATTTCTCCTAAAAGGAGAATCTCCAGGTCTCCGTCTCCTAGAAG ACacaagaaggaaaagaaaagggatAAGGAAAGGGAGCGCAACAGTGATAAAGATCGCAGTCGCGAGGAACCTGTACGTTCTGCtagcaagaaaaagaaaagcaaagacaaagacaaagaaagagagcgGGAGAGGAAATCAGATGGAGAGAAGGGAGATGTCAAGGTTGGTAAA ATCACCAGGGATTATGATGAAGAAGAACAAGGCTACGACAGTGAGAAGGAGCGTGAGGACAGGAAGGATTCTGACGACTCTGCTCTGTCTCCTCAGTCAGTAGAAGGCAACGGTACAGCGCGGCTTGTGAAGGCTAAAGTTAACGGAGCTGACGATCACCATGAAGAGGACATGGACGTCAGCGATTAA
- the LOC141016391 gene encoding uncharacterized protein isoform X4: MGGNPFGAPNMDAMAAFGFPGPNMNPQAADQLLKFMTDPKLNPLAAGLNLSASLKADASNKEIEEAMKRVREAQSLISAAIEPGNKESKKKRTRSRSRSRRRRSRSRSRHRRSRSRSRRRSNSRNRRRSKSPRRKRTHSRDRGRRSPSRSRDRKKDDSGRRRSKTPPKSYSTARRSRSASRRRRRSRSGSRSPKISPKRRISRSPSPRRHKKEKKRDKERERNSDKDRSREEPVRSASKKKKSKDKDKERERERKSDGEKGDVKVGKITRDYDEEEQGYDSEKEREDRKDSDDSALSPQSVEGNGTARLVKAKVNGADDHHEEDMDVSD, from the exons atGGGAGGGAACCCTTTTGGTGCTCCGAACATGGACGCAATGGCTGCATTTGGATTCCCGGGACCCAATATGAATCCCCAG GCTGCTGATCAGCTGTTAAAGTTCATGACAGATCCAAA ACTGAATCCTTTGGCTGCAGGCTTAAACCTGAGTGCAAGCCTGAAGGCAGATGCATCTAATAAAGAAATTGAAGAGGCCAtgaagagagtcagagaggcCCAGTCGCTCATTTCTGCTGCCATTGAACCTGGAA ATAAGGAGAGCAAAAAGAAGCGCACTCGATCCCGGTCCAGGTCCAGAAGGAGGAGGTCAAGATCACGTTCAAGACACAG GCGATCTAGGAGCAGATCCCGACGACGGTCAAACTCCAGAAACAGGAGGCGCTCCAAAAGCCCACGCAGAAAACGCACCCACTCCAGAGACCGAGGCAGGCGATCTCCAAGCAGATCCAG agacagaaagaaggatGATTCAGGGAGGAGAAGATCCAAAACACCACCGAAAAGCTACAGCACAGCCAGGAGGTCACGCAGTGCAAGCAG GAGACGCAGGAGAAGTCGAAGCGGCAGCCGATCCCCTAAAATTTCTCCTAAAAGGAGAATCTCCAGGTCTCCGTCTCCTAGAAG ACacaagaaggaaaagaaaagggatAAGGAAAGGGAGCGCAACAGTGATAAAGATCGCAGTCGCGAGGAACCTGTACGTTCTGCtagcaagaaaaagaaaagcaaagacaaagacaaagaaagagagcgGGAGAGGAAATCAGATGGAGAGAAGGGAGATGTCAAGGTTGGTAAA ATCACCAGGGATTATGATGAAGAAGAACAAGGCTACGACAGTGAGAAGGAGCGTGAGGACAGGAAGGATTCTGACGACTCTGCTCTGTCTCCTCAGTCAGTAGAAGGCAACGGTACAGCGCGGCTTGTGAAGGCTAAAGTTAACGGAGCTGACGATCACCATGAAGAGGACATGGACGTCAGCGATTAA
- the LOC141016366 gene encoding ankyrin repeat domain-containing protein 13C-like, with protein MTGEKIRTLRKDHNKPNKNDEIMDTYDETSNGTIPNGTGNHFKSNKAFQKAVKTSALQQQQQLNANNINGNSSSIGTVVNDNNKNPIILTSEDLEFPVHECVFKADVRRLSSLIRTHSISQKDVHGNTPLHLAVMLGHKECALLLLAHNAPVKIKNAQGWSPLAEAISYGDRQMITAILRKLKQQSRESVEDKRPKLLKALRELGDFYLELHWDFQSWVPLLSRMLPSDACKIYKQGINIRLDTTLIDFTDMKCQRGDLSFIFNGDAEPSQSFVVLDNEAKVYQRIHHEESEMETEEEVDILMSSDVYSATLSTKSITFSRSQIGWLFREDKTERIGNFLADFYSVNGLVLESRKRREHLSEEDILRNKAIMESLSKGGSISEQNFEPARRQSLTAPAPNTISWEEYITAEHGKPPHLGRELVCKESKKNFKATVAMSQDFPLGIESLLNVLEVIAPFKHFNKLREFVQMKLPPGFPVKLDIPVFPTITATVTFQEFRYDEFEESIFVIPDEYKEDPSRFPDL; from the exons ATGACAGGTGAGAAGATACGCACCTTGCGAAAGGAccacaacaaaccaaacaaaaatgacGAGATAATGGACACGTACGATGAGACCTCAAACGGGACTATCCCTAACGGCACCGGGAACCATTTCAAATCCAACAAGGCTTTCCAGAAAGCAGTCAAAACctcagcactgcagcagcaacagcagctcaATGCAAACAACATCAACGGCAATTCATCATCCATCGGCACAGTTgtcaatgataataataagaaCCCGATCATCCTCACGAGCGAGGACCTGGAGTTCCCTGTTCATGAGTGTGTCTTCAAGGCAGATGTGCGTcggctctcctctctcatcagGACCCACAGCATCTCTCAGAAAGATGTGCATG GTAACACACCTCTTCACCTGGCTGTGATGCTTGGCCACAAAG aaTGTGCCCTCCTGCTCCTGGCCCATAACGCTCCCGTAAAGATCAAGAATGCACAGGGATGGAGCCCTCTCGCAGAAGCCATCAGCTACGGCGACAGGCAGATGA tcaCAGCAATACTGCGGAAGTTAAAGCAGCAGTCCAGGGAGAGTGTGGAGGATAAGAGGCCAAAGTTGCTGAAAGCTCTCAGAGAG cTTGGAGACTTTTATCTGGAGCTGCATTGGGACTTTCAGAGCTGGG tgCCTTTGTTGTCCCGGATGCTGCCGTCTGATGCTTGTAAAATCTACAAGCAGGGAATTAATATCAG ACTTGACACCACTCTTATAGACTTCACTGATATGAAGTGTCAGCGCGGAGATCTCAGCTTTATTTTCAATGGCGATGCTGAGCCCTCCCAGTCCTTTGTGGTTCTGGACAATGAGGCAAAAGTGTACCAAAGAATACACCACGAG GAGTCCGAGATGGAGACGGAAGAAGAGGTGGATATATTGATGAGCAGTGATGTCTACTCTGCAACCCTGTCCACCAAGTCCATCACTTTCTCTCGTAGTCAGATCGGCTGGCTGTTCAGAGAAGATAAAACA GAGAGGATTGGAAACTTCCTGGCTGACTTCTATTCAGTTAACGGCCTGGTGCTCGAGTCACGAAAGCGCCGAGAACACCTCAGCGAGGAGGACATCTTGAGGAATAAAGCCATCATGGAGAGCTTGAGTAAAGGAGGGAGCATCAGTGAACAAAATTTTGAG CCTGCGAGAAGACAGTCCCTCACAGCTCCGGCACCCAACACAATTTCTTGGGAAGAGTACATCACTGCAGAGCACGGAAA GCCACCTCATCTTGGGAGAGAGCTTGTGTGTAAGGAAAGCAAGAAGAACTTCAAAGCCACTGTAGCCATGAGCCAGGATTTCCCTCTAGGCATCGAGTC GTTACTCAACGTGTTGGAGGTCATAGCCCCGTTCAAGCACTTCAACAAACTGCGAGAGTTTGTTCAGATGAAACTTCCGCCCGGGTTTCCTGTCAAACTTG ACATCCCCGTCTTCCCAACGATCACAGCCACTGTCACATTTCAGGAATTCCGCTACGACGAATTTGAGGAGTCCATTTTCGTCATCCCTGACGAATACAAAGAAGACCCCAGTCGCttccctgacctctga
- the znf830 gene encoding zinc finger protein 830 — protein MATSKKGKKVVNQEELRRLMREKQRKTTDKKRVESPFAKYNSLGHLSCVLCNVQVKSELLWPTHVLGKPHKEKVAELKDGKTLPVTQQSQPVKRKAPENEDLNGKKAKPASGAGQSASGLPGDFFAKPSEKEAVPTQKSAGLSLLAGVYDEDDDDDEEEAGQAGTTNPPPEKAEAAGLPSDFFDSSIPSTPAISHSGSILKADIQEKSAEKKDNTAEALPEGFFDDPVRDAKVRNVDAPKDQMDKEWEEFQKEIRQVNTKSEAIVAEDDEEGRLERQIDEIDEQIECYKRVEVLRDKRDVVKSKPLPSKDQHMETDASNDDEEEEDEEELLGLLSRDWRAKDALS, from the coding sequence ATGGCGACCTCTAAGAAGGGGAAGAAAGTTGTAAATCAAGAGGAACTCCGGCGCTTGATGAGGGAAAAACAGCGGAAAACAACCGACAAGAAGCGCGTCGAGTCTCCTTTCGCTAAATACAACAGTCTCGGGCACCTCAGTTGTGTCCTGTGTAATGTGCAGGTGAAGTCCGAGCTACTGTGGCCGACACATGTTCTCGGAAAACCGCACAAAGAGAAAGTTGCTGAGCTGAAGGATGGAAAGACTCTACCGGTAACACAACAGAGTCAGCCGGTGAAGCGCAAAGCGCCGGAGAACGAGGACCTGAACGGGAAAAAGGCAAAACCCGCGTCGGGTGCAGGCCAGTCTGCGTCAGGGCTGCCGGGAGATTTCTTCGCGAAACCCAGCGAAAAGGAAGCTGTGCCTACTCAAAAGTCTGCAGGTCTGAGTCTGTTGGCTGGTGTTTATGATgaggacgatgatgatgatgaagaagaggcaGGCCAGGCGGGAACCACAAATCCCCCACCCGAGAAGGCTGAAGCCGCAGGACTACCGTCTGATTTCTTTGACAGCTCCATCCCATCCACACCCGCCATCTCCCATTCGGGCTCCATCCTCAAAGCAGACATCCAGGAGAAAAGCgctgaaaagaaagacaacacaGCCGAAGCCCTGCCAGAGGGTTTCTTCGACGATCCCGTGAGAGATGCTAAAGTGCGCAACGTCGACGCACCCAAAGATCAAATGGACAAAGAGTGGGAAGAATTTCAGAAGGAGATCCGACAGGTGAACACAAAGTCAGAGGCTATCGTGGCGGAGGACGATGAAGAGGGTCGCCTTGAACGTCAGATTGATGAAATTGATGAACAAATTGAGTGTTACAAGAGGGTCGAAGTGCTGAGAGACAAGCGGGATGTGGTGAAGAGCAAGCCTCTGCCCAGTAAGGATCAACATATGGAGACAGATGCCAGCAatgatgatgaggaagaggaggatgaagaggagctgctgGGGCTTTTGTCCCGGGACTGGAGGGCTAAAGATGCACTGTCCTAA